From the genome of Apium graveolens cultivar Ventura unplaced genomic scaffold, ASM990537v1 ctg913, whole genome shotgun sequence:
CTTGGTGGTGGAATCGATGCTTCATGGACTTTAATCTTCAACATTGATGTGAATTTGCCTATTGACTTTGTTCAAGGTTACCTTAATAGTGGTGATCTCCTACTTGATCTGTACCAGAACAGTTGGTATTTGTACAATCTCGACAACAAAGAAGCCAGATATTTCACGCAATCATTCTACCTTGGTCAAATTTACAAATATAGCAAGAGCCTTTTTACAATCGCGGATTTAAACAAGTCAACTGGAATGCACAAAAGTCAAACGTCAAAGCACTTAAAAGTGTGTGCACAAAAGTCAAACGTCATATAAtaaaaaacagagggagtattTTTTAACTTGAAGCAATAACTGTCATAAATCCTTTTAGCTTCAAGTTCCGACGAGAATTTAATGCCGAGACAGTAACAGTGATTTGTTAAACAGAGCAGTTTTCAAAGCCGTGCCTACTTCTTGAAGGTAAACTGCGTATTGCATTTGATGATTCTGGCTAAAATTATGAATTACAGGATGTATATTACTTTAGATCTTGTAATACAACCTTTACTTGTTACATGTCACCCTCAACTTCTGACTCGTATAAACTACAGGATATTTTGTGTATACTCCTATAATATTAGGGCCAGAGTGAAAACACACAGTGAAGCTCGAAACAATATTCTTTCATTTTTTATTAACATTTCTACTTCAATTGACATATATCCCACTTCTTTAATAAAAGAACGGAGCTCACCTTAGTGGTGTTGGGAAGATCTCcaagagagaaaaaaaaaattcGAGAAGAACTCCTAGCACACGCTGACCTGAGCTCCTTCAGGCTTTGACATTTCTTCATCTCTTATAATAAAAGATTTCAGCATtatgtttcacatttttttactGTCAGTTCCTCCCTCAGAGAAGTTCTTGACACAACTCCCAGTTTGACATGGTATAATAATATAAGTACTACTGCCACCACCTCCATCAAGATTCTTAAATCTTTGGCTGACAGCTCGTTCAGCTTGTAGGACTTTAGAGACACTACCAATGCTTCTTTCTAGATCTATATCAGCGTTTCTATTTGCAACACCGCAATGTTGTTTCAAGGCATGCCTTCTTCGAGTATTCTTTAAATTGTAACATTGAAAGAAATTTATGTGTGTGTAGTCCATCGGTTCATTTAGAATAGACTTTCTTCTACCTTATTAGCTTATTTTTCACGAAAGCTACTCGCATATGCTATTTAGTATCTGTAGTATATTCTATTTATTATCTGCAGTATATGTTACTTATGATCTACAGATCTGGAGGAGAGATAGTGAACTACCTAAATGTGTCTACAGATCTTTTTTGTTAAAGCATATACTAAAATATATGGAAATACGCTATATGTTAAGGCTATTGTGGGAGACTTTTGAAACATTTTAGGAGTATAACCTTCAAGACCAATTTTTATCAAATTGAAATAGAAACCTAACAGAGATTGATATAGTTATCAGGAGGAATGCTGGAGATGAGGAATGGAGAATCATCTGCAAATAAATTTTTATGGCTTGCGGAGAGCAATTGTGAATGGCCATAGGGACGTGGTCTTGGATACTAACAACCAAGGCCTACTGGATAGTAAAAAATTATCAATATACCTAGGTTGTTACGACAGGCTCTGTAGTGTGACTAGGCTTAGTGGGAAATTTCCAGGCTGGAGTGATGacctaaaataatatttttcattgATATGATCAAACTGTTTGGCCGCTCTACGTCTACTTCAGTAAGTACCTTTTCAAGCTCATTCATGGAGTTCTTTAATAATGAAATAGATCCTTCTCAAGTTAACAATACATTTTAAGGTGGATTAGTTCTTTAGTCGTCAAATAGAAATCTTCAAATTTGGTTTTTGGAATCTAGGGCCTTAAATTTAATTTTGGCTTTAGGCCTGTAACTGAGAAACAGGCACTATATCTTATATTTTTGAAGATGATCCGCTTTATCTTATTTCTTTTATACTTACGATATCTGACGTTAAAAGATCCTATCAGACATACAAATTCGCAAGTTACAACAGGGAGTTGCATTCATTGTCGAAGAAAAATCAGGATGTCTTGAAGTATTAAATTTGTTTTGTAGCAAAACCAACCTTCTGGGAAGacttgtgttagatatatttatgatgtcataaataatctgatgtgtttagtttcagatcttaatatcaggacttactggaaatcagaacttaatgaagtcagaacttaatatcagaacttaaggccgtcgagatttatatcaggacttaagtgcgggtacttcagataaggaatgcagctgatttacaggagaggatctggactaaaacaatagaagatatgcatgaagagttcgacagctagaagacttgtagaagataatatctgattgatatattttacgagacataattatattccatatcaatttgaagatatcttgtaactgtatactatataaacacagcttatggtttacactatatgtgttatcattcacgagaaaaagattattcattgtaaccctagcagctcttagtgatattgttcatcactgagagagaacaactgttctattgtaacagagtttattatattgaatatacttgattactgttacatacttgtgttgataaatcgatttgattgtataaacactatattcaacccctcctatattgttgtgtgacctaacaagtgatatcagagctaCTCTGCTGATATACAAACGGtaagatccagtttacaatcatgtctgaagaaacacaaactcaaccaagcccaccaaatctcaagaaactcaaaacaatcaaacccacattCGATATTaaactattagggttcccatactgagagcatctgagtatcctatatggaaagtgaagatggctatgtttctggaagccacagatccagaataccttgatagaatttatgatggaccacataagcctaccaagctctctgttgtagttgcttaTCAACCAGCAAAGgtcataccaaaggagaaaggtgattacacagctaaagacatctcatctattgccaaggatgcaagggtaaggcatttgctgcatagtacaattgacaatgtcatgtcaaacagggtaattggatgcaagactgcaaaggagatatgggatgctttggagacaagatgtcagggaactgatgccatcaaaaagaacaggaagacaatactcactcaggagtatgagcactttgactcaaaatctgatgtGTCATTAAccgatttatatgacagatttgccaaactcttgaatgctctgtcactggtggacaaggaatatgatcttgaagattcaaatctaaaattccttttggCTCTTCTTGagaattgggatttgaagtctactaccataagagacaactatgaccttactgaaactactcttgatgaaatttatggtatgctcaagactcatgaacttaaTATGGaccaaaggagcaaaaggcatggaagaaagtcaaagacatttgctcttaaagctgaggataAAGCTCCTAAGGTGGTTGTCTCAAAAAGGGGCAacggaaaggctctcatcataaagtttgattcagaatcatcaaattctgatgatgatgattcagaaactgaaagtttgtctgaagtggatgttgatgcagagatgatgcagctgtgtgctcttatgatgaagggtatcataaagatagcctacaaaaaatttagaaagggcaagaagtttttcaggaaaggtggaagttctgaaaagaaagggttcagaaagtctgaaggcaaaggaggaaagtctgacagaggagacaactcaaatgtcaaatgctacaattgtggtgaaagaggtcacatctctcctgactgcaagaaaggaaaaagtgataaaggccaggcacttatcacaaagaacaaaaactgggcatacacttcagattctgaagaagaggtgtactatgccttgatggcaaatgctgatagcagttctgaaactgctgaattgaaggtacctcaaacaactcttgcttttcatactgatgatattactgagttgagattatatcttaaaaccatgttcattagttttagagatcagactttaacaaataaaagattaacttctaaaaatcttgctcttagaaacagaaatgactacttagaaaaggagttagtttttctccatcaaattcagaaagaaagagatgattctctgtatgttaagaatgaattgctaaaactgaataaatctctaaaaaatgaattagaaaaggaaagagaaatcatcaaaatttggactaactctggcagaatatactaagtagtgtaaactggaaagagggcttagattatgaagatgataaaagtgagaaagaaactttgacaatcactacaacaaaataggccaattacgacggccaacttacgacggaaaaaaaagtgcgcccaacttacgacggaaaaaagtaaaacgtcgtaattatttatgacgaaacacaaaaccgtcgtaagtttagtattttattaataaaattatgcacggcacgattaaacaaaaataaaaattatttgaagttgcgacgatttaaacatttcgtcgtaagttaataatttttattaaaattttaacttgaaattgaaaaaaaaatatttaatcaaAATTTACAACGAAATATGTGCGATGGAAAAAATCGGATCGtcaaatttacgacggaaattaaaattcgtcataagttatcaaagagggaaatttaacttttttCCCAAATTTTTGGCGGGGAAAATATTGAACATCCAATTTACgatggaaattaaaattcgtcgtaagttattaaagagggaaatttaactttttccccaaaattttggcggtaaatttgacttttctcaatTTTTTTGCAGATAATAATTTATGACGGGTTCTGTCATAAATTAGCACAtgattttttataatttcaatttttaagaaatattatttcatgatccaaccatattaatgtcagcatttatttgtttgggcgacatttcaagaatttctgtaaaaaaataaatattttgataaaataatttaatatgaaacattgattatatcactaatatatatagatatataatcatccatatggttggatcgttcaaaaatatttttaaaataatcgtaacaccaatctaggaataaacactagttaacAGTACTAGTCCAACTGATGCTTCACTGGTAAATTGGCAAATCAGATAAAATTATTTTGACAATTAATTTTTgtaatatcactaatatatatcaattGAAATCCATATAGTTgtatcgttgaaaaatatttttaaaataatcgaaacaccgaTTTAGAATTAAATACTAGTTAACTGTACTggtcaaactaatgcttgactgttaaaatggcaaaccaactaaaattattttgatatgaaattttggttatattactcatatatatatatatacattcatagggttggatcgttcaaaaatatttttaaaataatcgaaacatcaactcaggattaaacactagttaacagtactagtcaaactaatgtttgactgttaaaatggcaaaccagaTAAAAATATTTGAcattaaattttggttatatcactaatatatatatatatatttacatccatacggttggatcattcaaaaatattttttaaataatcgaaacatcaatgcaaaagtaaacactagttagttgtaccagtcaaactgatgattgactgttaaaatgacaaaccaaataaaattattttgatacgaaaatttggttatatcactaatatatatatattttgacatccgtacggttggatcgttgaaaaatatttttaaaataatcgaaacatcaatTCAGGATTAAATACTACTTAcatgtactagtcaaactgatctTTGACAGTTAAAATGTCAATACCAACAATTTGCTTGTGTAGGCGGGGATCCGGTATTTTCTGAATCCTTATGTAAGGAATTACAAAAGAAATTCTTTCAACAAAAATGTGAATTAGGAAAGATTGGTCGACGAAATATGAATCGGAGATTACACCTTCAAATTCCCACAAATGGAATGAGAAGTGGGTCCATGTAAATGATCGAGACCTCGCAAACAACAACGCTCCTTTCCCATATGGAGTTCGGAACCCAAAGGCAATcatcgttgaaaaatatttttaaaataatcaaaacataaattcagaagtaaacattagttaggtgtactagtcaaactgatgcttgaatgttaaaatgtcaaaccaaataaaattatcttgatatgaaattttggttatatcactaatatatatatctattgaaatccatacggttggatcgtttgaaaatatttttaaaataatcaaaacaccaattcaggattaaacattAGCTAGtcgtactagtcaaactaatacttgactgttaaaatgacaaatcatataaaattattttgatatgaaattttggttatatcactaatatatatatatatctattgacatccatatggttagatcgttgacaaatatttttaaaatagtagtaacacaaattcagaactaaacactagttaattgtactagtcaaactaatgtttgactgttaaaatgtgaaaccaaataaatttattttgatatgaaattttggttatatcactaatatatatatatctatttacatccatacggttggatcgtttaaaaatattagtaaaataatcgaaacaccaatttaggattaaacactagttagttgtactagtcaaactaacgtttaactgttaaaatggcaaaccaaataaaactattttgatatgaaattttggttacatcactatatatatatctattcacatccatatggttggatcgttgacaaatatttttaaaataatcgaaacactaattcaagattcaacagtagttagctgtactagtcaaaatgatgcttgactgttaaaatgtcaaaccaaataaaattattatgatataaaattttggttatataactaatatatatctattgacatcatAAAGTTgaatcgttgaaaaatatttttaaaataatcgaaacaataattcaagattcaatactagttagttgtacgagtcaaactgatgtttgactgttaaaatgtcaaaccaaataaaattattatgatataaaattttggttatataactaatatatatctattgacatcatAAAGTTgaatcgttgaaaaatatttttaaaataatcgaaacaataattcaagattcaatactagttagttgtacgagtcaaactgatgtttgactgttaaaatgtcaaaccaaataaaattagtttgatatgaaattttggttatattactataatatatatctattgacatccatacagttagatcgttgaaaaatatttttaaaatagtcGTAACACTCATTCAGGATTAAATATTAGCTAGccgtactagtcaaactaatgcttgattgttaaaatgtcaaaccaaataaaattatatcACGAACCCCATTACTTTCGATAAAACCTTtgcattttttttttttttgctaagttaACCTTTGCATTTTTTAATTAAACGAATGTATTATTCAACATAAATATAATGTTAAATAGTAAATTATCATTTTGTACCTTAATATTTCTTCTAATTAGACATTTATCATTCTTATTTAACGACAAAAAAAATCTTATTTAAATTTGTTAAATATCGTTTATAACAAAACATCAGCTAAATTATAGAAAAAAAACCCAGCTATTTAACGGATCGGCCCATAAGCCCATTAATATCATAACCCTATTTTCTCTCAACCTTACTCTTCCCCAAAACTTTAAATCTCACAATCTCGGCCTCCCGCACTCCTTCACCTTCCTTCTCAATGCCACACCATCCTTATCTTTATGTATCTTGTTCTATTCTCAGCTTGATCAGTAACAGTGTCGAATCACAACCACAACTCTCTTCAATTTCAAGCAAACGAAAATGAATTTGAAAATACACCGAGTCCAATTAGTGGTCCTAGATTCGAGAAACAAGGAAGCTATTCGATTACAAGTTCTTCGATTTTGGGAGAGATTATGAATATTGAGGTCTGTGTTTACGGCTATAATCTTGTTTTGGTgttgtttttgatttattttataaactaaTACCTATTACTCTTTTTTATTCTGTTCAATTTGATAATTAGGttttataattatttgaattTGATATTGGATAATGTGATGTTTGTATTGAATCTAAGATTTTAGGATTACGGAAAGTGTAGTCGTACTGATAAATGTTGCGTGGTTGCAAGCATGGCGTGCTAGTTCATTTTTTGTCTAGTGTTAATAATGAAGAGTCTAATTAATTACCAATGCTTGTTTTGGTTGGACATAATAGCTTTTAGAAAAAACTTGCTGTTGTGACACTGATAAACACATCTTACTCACTCTCAGTTACAGGGCCTCTAACTTCTATTCTGTTTGACCATCCGGGAGTTATACCTTTTGTCTTTTGAGCATTATGTATATGCTGTACATTACCAAAATGGTCCTCTTTTCAAGATATCTTTTGAGTTAGGTTTGGGTGCCTTCAGCAGGAAAATAGCTTACTATTGTATGTCTTCCTTGATGAGAGTAATTTTCGTCTTActgaattttttttcaaaattttctgtGTATATATTATGATGAATGCCATTTAACTGTCATTTTATAAGTGCTCTTGTTTTTTTTTTTAGAGAGAACAGATGGACTCTTGGGAATTATGGAATTCCTTTCGTATTCTACGTGAGCATCATAGCCAGTTATCAATTGCACTTGATATCTCGTGAGTAAAGTTTTGTAAATAACTGTTACAAAGTTTGCAACTAGGATACATATTATTCTGAAATATATCTTATAAAGTGTATCTGTTGTTAATTAGGCCTTCACTTCCTTCAGCAAATTCACTTGGGCGTTGGTTCGGAGAGCCTGTTAGAGCAGCCATCATTTATACAAATGTATAAATCATGGACACTCTTTGCACTTTGCGCCTCTGCAAAGGTTTTGAGTTATTAATACTTGCTCTCATGTACTTAATTTTACAGTCTTTTCTGACGAACGCAAAGGGGTATCCATGTCTTTCTAAGTGTCACCAGCAGCTAATGAGCGGGTTTTTCAATCACTCGATTCAGGTGATCAATGTTCAATAAAAATATCTTCCGACTTATACAGTTAAACCTTGCAAAATGTTTTGAAGTTGATTGGTATAACTTCTTGATAGATTGAGTAGAGAAATAGATAGATTCTATATATtaaggtgagagagagagagatgtgaGGAAGGGAGACAGTGGGTTTAAATAGAGTTGGGTTTGGTCGAGTGAATAAAATGGAATGAAATTTGTGCAGTATAGGGTAAAATATTCATAATTAAATGTTCGATATGCTAGTTTACGGTGCACGGTGCCTAATTAATACATGTTTTAATTGTGTGCCTATATGCTATGAAACTGGTTAATTGTAGTCGTTATTGCTAGATTATGCCAGGTTGCTCAAATGCCCAGTGTAAGTTGATGTTTCAAGTTGTTAATTTTTAAGAGATTTAACGCATTGCATTATGTTTGTATTTATAGTTGTCTTTGAACTGCTATCAGTtgagcttttgtgttttttattTGTGTAGTGACAGTAGCATTACAAACCCATTGTCTCGCCAAAGGCCTATGATGTATCAAGACCCAAATGTGCAATATGCACCTGTTCAAAGTAGGGTTACTACTAATCCTGTTGAACAGAAGATCACTGATTCAAGAATGCATATGCAACAACAATATCAAGACTCTAGGTATTTGTTGCCAACTCAATATTATCTGCAACGTCATCCACAGTTGCAGCAACCTCAGTTCATTCATGCTGGTTCGCAGTATGTCCAACATCTTCCCATGGGAGCAGTGCCAATGCAAGCATACTATCGTGTATATTCTTCCCAGCAACCACAACATTCTCACCATCCTGCAGTTGAGCAGCAATACCCAGTGTACTATGTGCCTGCTAGACAGACCCAAGCATACAACATGCCTGTGCAACAAGCGCATTATAGTGAAGTTGCTGGTACCGCACCTGAAACTACTGCTCAGTTGTATAATGGTATTTACATTTTTGTATTACATATCGAAAGGTTAAATATTATTCTAGAAGTTTTGTGGCTATGAGAATATTTATGTAAATTATGGTATTTTCAACTTTTGATTTGTATAATTGTGTGCATAATTGCTTGttataaaattcaaattttaattttgtGTTGAATTGGGATTCAATTGTATTTAGAATTTAATTTGAAAGTTGAATGGGTGGAACCAGAATAGCCTTTTTGAGAATAAAACTTACGACGGAAATTCTGGTTATTTATGACGATTGTTCATTGTATTGTTTTAGTAATTTATTAAAGGTGGGTCCCAAAATATTTAAACTGACGATTTTTTCCGTCGGATGTTAACAACATAAGACGATTTTTTCCGTCGGATGTTAACAACATACGACGAATATTTTCGTCGTaagtttatttattattaaattgtTATTGTGGGCCCACTTTCACCAACTTAcgacgcaattttatcttg
Proteins encoded in this window:
- the LOC141705620 gene encoding protein arginine N-methyltransferase 5-like isoform X2 is translated as MNIEREQMDSWELWNSFRILREHHSQLSIALDISPSLPSANSLGRWFGEPVRAAIIYTNSFLTNAKGYPCLSKCHQQLMSGFFNHSIQ
- the LOC141705620 gene encoding protein arginine N-methyltransferase 5-like isoform X3, encoding MNIEMDSWELWNSFRILREHHSQLSIALDISPSLPSANSLGRWFGEPVRAAIIYTNSFLTNAKGYPCLSKCHQQLMSGFFNHSIQ
- the LOC141705620 gene encoding protein arginine N-methyltransferase 5-like isoform X1; its protein translation is MSSLMRREQMDSWELWNSFRILREHHSQLSIALDISPSLPSANSLGRWFGEPVRAAIIYTNSFLTNAKGYPCLSKCHQQLMSGFFNHSIQ
- the LOC141705620 gene encoding protein arginine N-methyltransferase 5-like isoform X4 is translated as MDSWELWNSFRILREHHSQLSIALDISPSLPSANSLGRWFGEPVRAAIIYTNSFLTNAKGYPCLSKCHQQLMSGFFNHSIQ